Part of the Mycolicibacterium mageritense genome is shown below.
TGAGGCGGTTATGAGGCAGATCCAGATTGCGGTCATCGGCGCAGGTCCAGCGGGAATCTATGCCGCTGACATCCTGACCAAGGAATACGAGCACGCGCGCGTCGACGTGTTCGACCGCTTACCCGCGCCCTACGGCCTGGTGCGTTACGGCGTTGCGCCCGACCATCCGCGGATCAAGGAGATCATCAAGGCGCTACGCCGGGTGCTCTCGCGTGACGAGATTCGCTTCATCGGCAACGTGCACTACGGGACCGACCTCACCCTGCCCGAACTGCGCCGCCACTACGACGCGGTGATCTTCTCCACCGGTGCACGCGCCGACCGCGCGCTCGACATCCCCGGCATCGACCTGCCCGGCAGCCATGGCGCGGCCGACTTCGTGTCGTGGTACGACGGACATCCCGACGTGCCGCGCACCTGGCCGTTGACCGCGAAAAACGTTGCAGTGCTCGGCGCGGGCAACGTCGCGCTGGACATCGCGAGAATGCTCGCCAAGCCCGCCGACGAGCAACTCACCACCGAGATTCCCGGCAACGTGTACCAAGGGCTGGCGGCCAACGTCGCCACCGACGTGCACGTGTTCGCCCGGCGCGGTCCTGCGCAGATCAAGTTCAGCCCCATGGAGTTTCGCGAGCTGTCGCACTCTCCGAGCGTCGATGTGATCGTGCACCCAGAGGGTTTCGAGATCGACGCGGCCAGCCAGCGGGCCATCAACACCAGCAAGTCGACCAAGCTCGTCGTCGACACCATGATGAAGTACCTGGAGCGCGAACCCACCGGCGCACCGCACCGCATCCACATCCATCTTTGCCAGGCGCCGGTCGCGGTGCTCGGCACCGACCGGGTCGAGGGATTGCGCACCGAGCGCACCGAGCTCGTCGGCGACGGGACCGTGCGTGGCACAGGCGAATTCACTGACTGGCCGGTCGAGGCCGTGTATCGCGCGGTGGGCTATCTGTCGACCC
Proteins encoded:
- a CDS encoding FAD-dependent oxidoreductase, coding for MRQIQIAVIGAGPAGIYAADILTKEYEHARVDVFDRLPAPYGLVRYGVAPDHPRIKEIIKALRRVLSRDEIRFIGNVHYGTDLTLPELRRHYDAVIFSTGARADRALDIPGIDLPGSHGAADFVSWYDGHPDVPRTWPLTAKNVAVLGAGNVALDIARMLAKPADEQLTTEIPGNVYQGLAANVATDVHVFARRGPAQIKFSPMEFRELSHSPSVDVIVHPEGFEIDAASQRAINTSKSTKLVVDTMMKYLEREPTGAPHRIHIHLCQAPVAVLGTDRVEGLRTERTELVGDGTVRGTGEFTDWPVEAVYRAVGYLSTHLAGLPFDHHAGVIPHDAGRVLDIDGGLVDATYVTGWIKRGPVGLIGHTKSDAAETVNSLLSDLPGLRVPEVTDPDAILTHLAAKDVDYTTWAEWERLDAHEISRGEVQGRERVKVVAREDMIRAGREALVRD